From a single Drosophila sulfurigaster albostrigata strain 15112-1811.04 chromosome 3, ASM2355843v2, whole genome shotgun sequence genomic region:
- the LOC133844060 gene encoding odorant receptor 42b-like — MGLKYLQESTAGELFPSRYAYKYLERGMKFVGWLPPSRSSGFYWLYRLWSVIILFTMAIYLPIAFFGSYFIDFEGFTPGDFLTSVQVAFNAACLALKIFLLVPHMDRFEEAKKMLDVIDERCVRHEERDEVHRCVARCNFIYMIYQGVYSSYATLTYLSSAITGSTPWGFYLPFVDYRDGVKSFWIAATVEYIIGSAAVYSDQMVDIYPVIFGVLLRTHLKLLRGRVQRLRTTPGETDEQSYKELVSCIKDHKLLLQFCDVFRSVISGTIFAQFLVIGLGLGLSMMNLLFFSNLLTGLATSAFIVVLMIETFPFCYICELIEEDCHKLTSVIFHSNWIDANRRYKSTLVYFLHQTQQSINFIAGGIFPISMKTNIEVAKLAFTVVTVVKQMNIVEKLMKD, encoded by the exons ATgggcttaaaatatttgcaagaaTCAACTGCAGGAGAATTATTTCCTTCCCGTTATGCCTACAAATATCTGGAGCGGGGCATGAAGTTCGTTGGCTGGTTGCCACCTTCAAGAAGTAGTGGATTCTATTGGCTCTACAGGCTGTGGAGTGtgataatattatttaccATGGCCATCTATCTGCCAATTGCGTTCTTCGGCAGTTACTTTATTGATTTCGAAGGTTTCACACCTGGAGATTTTCTGACCTCGGTGCAAGTGGCATTCAATGCCGCATGCCTCGCGCTCAAGATCTTTTTGCTGGTACCGCACATGGATCGCTTTGAGGAGGCCAAGAAAATGCTCGATGTGATTGACGAACGTTGTGTACGGCATGAAGAACGCGATGAGGTTCATCGCTGTGTGGCACGTTGCAACTTCATCTACATGATTTATCAGGGTGTCTACTCCTCGTATGCCACATTGACCTATCTCAGCTCAGCGATTACGGGCTCAACTCCTTGGGGATTCTATTTGCCGTTTGTCGATTATCGTGATGGTGTCAAGAGCTTTTGGATTGCAGCCACCGTCGAATATATCATTGgttctgctgctgtttactCCGATCAAATGGTTGATATTTATCCTGTGATATTTGGTGTATTGTTGCGCACCCATTTGAAGCTGTTAAGAGGGCGAGTTCAAAGACTGCGCACAACTCCCGGAGAGACGGATGAGCAGAGCTACAAGGAGCTAGTCAGCTGCATCAAGGATCATAAGTTATTGTTACA ATTTTGTGATGTGTTTCGATCCGTCATTTCGGGCACAATATTCGCACAGTTTCTGGTCATCGGCTTAGGCCTGGGATTATCCATGATGAACTTGCTGTTCTTCTCGAATCTGCTAACGGGTCTGGCCACCTCTGCGTTTATCGTTGTGCTAATGATTGAAACATTCCCCTTCTGCTATATCTGCGAATTGATTGAAGAGGATTGCCATAAGCTGACCTCAGTCATATTCCATTCGAATTGGATTGATGCCAATCGGCGCTATAAATCAACTCTCGTCTATTTTTTGCATCAGACGCAGCAGTCGATTAATTTCATAGCTGGCGGCATTTTTCCCATTTCGATGAAAACTAACATCGAA GTCGCCAAATTGGCTTTTACCGTGGTAACTGTTGTCAAGCAGATGAATATTGTGGAGAAACTGATGAAAGACTAA